The Candidatus Flexicrinis affinis genome has a segment encoding these proteins:
- a CDS encoding MoaD/ThiS family protein, protein MPRARFTSHLQKFFPTLEQGITVQGDTVADVVQALDARYPGIASYFVDERGALRKHVNVFIGDEFVLDRTTLADRVKEDQVVFFMQALSGG, encoded by the coding sequence ATGCCACGCGCCCGATTCACGTCACATCTGCAGAAGTTCTTCCCAACGCTCGAACAAGGGATCACCGTTCAAGGCGATACCGTGGCGGACGTCGTGCAGGCGCTCGACGCGCGCTATCCGGGAATCGCGTCATATTTTGTCGACGAACGCGGTGCCTTGCGCAAGCACGTCAACGTCTTCATCGGCGACGAGTTCGTGCTGGATCGCACGACGTTGGCCGACCGCGTCAAAGAGGATCAAGTCGTATTTTTCATGCAGGCACTTTCGGGGGGATAG
- a CDS encoding response regulator — MNTPADLARRNAELSVLNQIAQALNAELDVQRALRTTLSLVVRLMDLQTGWVWLTDDDGANARLAVHQNLPPALADHPHRMKGTTWCTCIDDYESGELSGASNISVIKCSRLKDTMTGTDGLRYHATVPIDAHGKKLGLINVTSADERALNADELRLLATIADMLGVAIERARLFRRSAETGAAEERVRIAREFHDTLAQDLTSIALQLETADAVLESVDGGERVRSIVQQALGRVRHGLDETRRSVMDLRASLLDGRTLSDVISTLARDYGGRFNFDVELQLTAIDLPPHVENGFIRIMQEALSNIARHAQASTITVACAEPRQGQAVDRRRWCRVRSRTSAVGSLWADRYARARRSAWRAFSADVCARAGDACRGRSAGGGCMTIRILVVDDHPVVRDGLTMVLGTQPDFAVVGEAADGQQAVEQACALRPDVILLDLEMPGVDGLHALTQLRQRAPDVRVIVFTAFDTDERIVKAVEAGAKGYLLKGVPRGELFEAVRVVAGGGSLLQPVVASKLLRQLSAPPAESLTEREMDVLRLLAKGHLNKEIAAALVITERTVKFHISAILGKLSAGNRTEAVRIAVQRGLVRLD; from the coding sequence ATGAATACGCCCGCTGACCTCGCCCGGCGCAACGCCGAACTCTCCGTATTGAATCAAATCGCGCAGGCGCTCAACGCCGAGCTGGACGTGCAGCGCGCCTTGCGTACCACGCTCAGCCTTGTCGTGCGGTTGATGGACCTGCAGACCGGGTGGGTGTGGCTGACCGACGATGACGGCGCAAACGCGCGCCTCGCCGTGCATCAGAACCTGCCGCCGGCGCTGGCCGACCATCCGCACCGCATGAAGGGCACCACGTGGTGTACGTGCATCGACGACTACGAGTCCGGCGAACTGTCCGGCGCGTCGAACATCAGCGTGATCAAGTGCTCGCGCCTGAAGGACACGATGACCGGCACCGACGGCTTGCGCTATCACGCAACCGTGCCGATCGACGCGCACGGCAAGAAGCTCGGCCTGATCAACGTCACCAGCGCCGACGAGCGCGCGCTCAATGCCGACGAACTGCGCCTGCTGGCGACCATCGCCGACATGCTCGGCGTGGCGATCGAACGGGCGAGGCTGTTCCGCCGCAGTGCCGAAACCGGCGCCGCCGAGGAGCGCGTGCGGATCGCCCGTGAATTCCATGACACGCTGGCGCAGGACTTGACGTCGATCGCGCTCCAGCTCGAGACCGCTGATGCCGTCCTTGAGTCGGTCGACGGCGGCGAGCGCGTCCGTTCGATCGTGCAGCAGGCGTTAGGCCGCGTGCGGCACGGGCTGGACGAGACCCGCCGGTCGGTCATGGACCTGCGCGCTTCGCTGCTTGACGGGCGAACGCTCTCCGACGTGATTTCGACGCTGGCGCGTGATTACGGCGGGCGCTTTAACTTTGATGTCGAACTGCAGCTCACCGCGATCGACCTGCCGCCGCACGTCGAGAACGGCTTCATCCGCATCATGCAAGAGGCGCTGTCCAACATCGCCCGCCACGCGCAGGCGTCGACCATCACTGTCGCTTGCGCTGAGCCGCGGCAAGGTCAAGCTGTCGATCGCCGACGATGGTGTCGGGTTCGATCCCGAACTAGCGCCGTCGGATCGTTATGGGCTGACCGGTATGCGCGAGCGCGCCGGTCTGCTTGGCGGGCGTTTTCGGCTGACGTCTGCGCCCGGGCGGGGGACGCGTGTCGTGGTCGAAGTGCCGGTGGGGGATGTATGACCATTCGCATTCTTGTCGTAGACGATCATCCCGTGGTGCGCGACGGCCTGACGATGGTGCTCGGCACGCAGCCCGATTTCGCCGTTGTGGGCGAGGCGGCGGACGGGCAGCAGGCGGTCGAGCAAGCCTGCGCGCTGCGGCCTGACGTCATCCTGCTCGACCTCGAGATGCCCGGCGTGGACGGGCTCCACGCGCTGACTCAACTGCGCCAGCGCGCGCCGGACGTGCGCGTGATCGTGTTCACCGCCTTCGACACTGACGAACGTATCGTCAAGGCGGTCGAAGCGGGTGCGAAGGGCTACCTCCTCAAGGGGGTGCCGCGCGGCGAATTGTTCGAGGCCGTGCGGGTCGTCGCTGGCGGAGGCTCGCTGCTGCAACCTGTCGTGGCGTCCAAGCTGCTGCGTCAGCTCAGCGCGCCGCCGGCCGAAAGCCTGACCGAACGCGAAATGGACGTGCTGCGCTTGTTGGCCAAGGGGCATCTCAACAAAGAAATCGCGGCCGCGCTGGTCATCACCGAACGCACCGTCAAGTTCCACATCAGCGCCATCTTGGGCAAGCTCAGCGCCGGGAACCGGACCGAGGCGGTGCGTATCGCGGTTCAGCGCGGACTGGTTCGCCTCGACTGA
- a CDS encoding lactate utilization protein encodes MRDPSARVGLTGVEAALAGTGSLVVSSGPGKPRFASLLPPVHIAVVRADQILPDVEAWFEQVSASGLTHFRESANVVFITGGSRTADIAQELILGAHGPVEVHVVLIG; translated from the coding sequence GTGCGCGATCCGTCGGCCCGCGTCGGGCTGACTGGTGTCGAGGCAGCACTTGCCGGAACGGGAAGCCTCGTCGTATCGAGCGGGCCGGGAAAACCACGCTTTGCATCACTGCTGCCGCCGGTGCATATCGCGGTGGTTCGCGCCGATCAGATATTGCCGGATGTCGAGGCGTGGTTCGAACAGGTCTCTGCCTCGGGATTGACGCACTTCCGCGAGAGCGCCAACGTCGTGTTTATCACCGGCGGAAGCCGCACGGCCGACATTGCACAGGAACTCATACTGGGTGCGCACGGCCCCGTCGAGGTACATGTCGTGCTGATCGGGTAG